One segment of Alnus glutinosa chromosome 2, dhAlnGlut1.1, whole genome shotgun sequence DNA contains the following:
- the LOC133860825 gene encoding small ribosomal subunit protein cS23-like, which yields MLPMAIQPNLNVSLKPVAFPCHNSFEKASIFARPQSLSLSRFKPLNRQSHSTRILKLSATVAAEAAAPVTEDTRAADDSASESPPDKEKLGVVVKPVEKPRLVLKFIWMEKNIGIALDQMIPGHGTIPLSPYYFWPRKDAWEELKVLLESKPWISQKQIIILLNQATDIINLWQQSGGNLA from the exons ATGTTACCAATGGCAATTCAACCAAACCTGAATGTGTCTCTGAAGCCCGTAGCGTTCCCATGCCACAACTCCTTTGAGAAAGCCTCAATCTTTGCAAGGCCGCAGTCACTCTCGCTCTCCCGGTTCAAACCCCTGAATCGCCAGAGTCACAGCACGAGAATCCTCAAACTATCGGCCACAGTCGCCGCTGAAGCAGCAGCACCGGTCACTGAAGACACTCGCGCAGCTGATGATTCCGCCTCCGAATCCCCTCCGGATAAGGAG AAGCTTGGGGTGGTTGTGAAGCCAGTGGAGAAACCGCGGCTTGTATTGAAGTTTATTTGGATGGAGAAGAACATTGGAATTGCACTCGACCAGATGATACCCGGACATGGCACCATCCCGCTGAGTCCCTACTACTTTTGGCCAAGGAAAGATGCTTGGGAGGAGCTCAAGGTGTTACTTGAAAGCAAGCCCTGGATATCTCAAAAGCAGATCATCATTCTTCTCAATCAGGCTACGGACATCATCAATTTGTGGCAGCAGAGCGGTGGCAATCTGGCGTAA